One segment of Streptomyces sp. YIM 121038 DNA contains the following:
- a CDS encoding BTAD domain-containing putative transcriptional regulator codes for MNGGTRLRVTTDARVRAASGTRLRVTLLGAFQVRRGDAVLPVPGARSRALVARLALAGGHAVGASALIEAIWAEDPPSGPGHALQALVSRLRRTLGSAGAVTQLAGGYHLAVDAADVDALRFEQLAGAGRDRLRAGDLSGAAGLLGEAVALWGDRPGTEPAAVAAVAPAVAVRLAHASVEAVTDLADAELALGRAEAAAARLAALLAEHPVHERAAALLMDALAAQGRQADALALYERVRESLADALGTEPGAALSARHLSLLRAERPAPDATRIRSGNLPAPLTSFIGRDDDLARIDALLATGRLVTVVGPGGAGKTRLAVEAARRHRHAHPDGVWLIDLASVTEPAKVGAALLAAIGLRGSALFAAAAGLRGHRADELDVLVDQLDGRESLLVVDNCEHLIDAVAHLVTALLTRCAALRVLATSRAPLAVDGEALVPLGPLALPGPHAEAEQARRAPSVRLFTERAAAVRPGFDVHEDNLDDVLRVVRSLDGLPLALELAAARLRTLSLTGLAAGLSDRFRLLTTGSRTALPRHRTLRAVIAWSWDLLGPDARAVAERVSVLPGGVTPASAAAVCAGTPVPAAEVPELLAALVDRSLLHLAPDTGRYRMLETLREYGQERLAEQGVLTGVRDLAARYFAAWTAHQDPLLRGPVQLDALHELHAEYANVLAALRHLCATGDAASALTLALDLSWYWQMLGRHADAAYWLAEAVALPVERPDVRCEVAEGLLVLNTLVPRGGERVGHWPDERRAELRALVGRLLSRPERLSRPDLPGLCGVLTVVGLAPLVGTEVPATLLAELTAAPDAWTAGTARLLRAHLAENDGRFEEVGGDVRAALECFTRAGDRWGLARALPLRALTRQYDGDLSGAVADLNEAKRLADAFGSLSLTDEVYVDLRLIDLYVRLGEAARAAETIAVARERVLRSALPGTAVLLDAWEAALSIGTGALPRPRDLAESIAAARTERALFDCDHGQAVLGALRGALCLALGDGPGAEEALGRAYAMAVSSRDMPVVAIVAVTVAGLAALRGRFDEAAVLLGAAARLRGAHDPTDPQVGAVSGRGRAELGAERFAEAYESGWRLDRAAALARVDPARVPRDA; via the coding sequence ATGAACGGGGGGACGCGGCTTCGTGTCACGACGGACGCGCGGGTCCGTGCCGCGAGCGGCACGCGGCTGCGTGTCACGCTGCTCGGCGCCTTCCAGGTGCGCCGCGGCGACGCGGTCCTGCCCGTGCCGGGCGCCCGGTCGCGGGCCCTGGTCGCACGACTCGCCCTCGCGGGCGGCCACGCGGTCGGGGCGAGCGCCCTCATCGAGGCGATCTGGGCCGAGGATCCGCCGTCCGGTCCGGGCCACGCCCTGCAGGCCCTCGTGTCGCGGCTGCGCCGGACCCTCGGCTCGGCCGGTGCCGTCACCCAGCTCGCGGGCGGCTACCACCTGGCCGTGGACGCGGCCGACGTGGACGCGCTGCGCTTCGAACAGCTCGCCGGCGCGGGCCGCGACCGGCTGCGCGCCGGTGACCTGTCTGGCGCGGCGGGCCTGCTCGGCGAGGCCGTGGCGCTGTGGGGCGACCGCCCCGGCACCGAACCCGCGGCCGTCGCCGCGGTGGCGCCCGCCGTCGCGGTCCGGCTTGCCCACGCCTCGGTCGAGGCCGTCACCGACCTCGCCGACGCCGAACTGGCCCTCGGCCGGGCCGAGGCGGCCGCCGCCCGCCTCGCCGCGCTGCTCGCCGAACACCCCGTCCACGAGCGCGCCGCCGCGCTCCTGATGGACGCGCTCGCCGCCCAGGGGCGCCAGGCCGACGCCCTGGCCCTGTACGAGCGGGTCCGCGAGAGCCTGGCCGACGCCCTCGGCACCGAGCCGGGCGCCGCGTTGAGCGCACGCCACCTGTCGCTGCTGCGCGCCGAGCGGCCCGCCCCCGACGCCACCCGGATCAGGAGCGGCAACCTGCCCGCGCCGCTGACCAGCTTCATCGGCCGCGACGACGACCTGGCCCGGATCGACGCCCTGCTCGCCACCGGGCGCCTGGTGACCGTGGTCGGTCCCGGCGGCGCGGGCAAGACGCGCCTGGCGGTCGAGGCCGCCCGCCGCCACCGGCACGCCCACCCCGACGGCGTGTGGCTGATCGACCTCGCCTCCGTCACCGAGCCCGCCAAGGTCGGCGCGGCCCTGCTGGCCGCCATCGGGCTGCGCGGCTCGGCGCTGTTCGCGGCCGCGGCCGGGCTGCGCGGCCACCGGGCCGACGAACTCGACGTACTGGTCGACCAGTTGGACGGCCGCGAGAGCCTGCTCGTGGTGGACAACTGCGAGCACCTGATCGACGCCGTGGCGCACCTGGTCACGGCGCTGCTGACCCGCTGTGCCGCGCTGCGGGTCCTGGCCACGAGCCGCGCACCCCTGGCGGTCGACGGCGAGGCGCTGGTCCCGCTCGGCCCGCTCGCCCTGCCCGGGCCGCACGCGGAGGCCGAACAGGCCCGCCGGGCGCCGTCGGTGCGCCTGTTCACCGAGCGGGCGGCGGCCGTGCGGCCCGGGTTCGACGTCCACGAGGACAACCTCGACGACGTGCTGCGCGTCGTCCGCAGCCTGGACGGCCTGCCGCTCGCCCTCGAACTGGCCGCGGCCCGGCTGCGCACGCTGTCGCTGACCGGCCTGGCCGCCGGGCTCTCCGACCGGTTCCGGCTGCTCACCACCGGCAGTCGGACCGCGCTGCCCCGGCACCGCACGCTGCGCGCGGTCATCGCCTGGAGCTGGGACCTGCTCGGCCCCGACGCCCGCGCGGTCGCGGAGCGCGTCTCGGTCCTGCCCGGCGGCGTCACCCCGGCCTCGGCGGCGGCGGTCTGCGCGGGCACCCCGGTGCCCGCCGCCGAGGTCCCGGAGCTGCTCGCCGCCCTGGTCGACCGGTCGTTGCTGCACCTGGCGCCGGACACCGGCCGGTACCGGATGCTGGAGACCCTCCGCGAGTACGGCCAGGAGCGGCTGGCCGAGCAGGGCGTGCTGACCGGCGTGCGCGACCTCGCCGCGCGCTACTTCGCCGCGTGGACCGCCCACCAGGACCCGCTGCTCCGCGGCCCCGTGCAACTCGACGCGCTGCACGAGCTGCACGCCGAGTACGCCAACGTGCTCGCCGCCCTGCGCCACCTCTGCGCCACCGGCGACGCCGCGAGCGCCCTCACGCTCGCGCTGGACCTGAGCTGGTACTGGCAGATGCTCGGGCGGCACGCCGACGCGGCCTACTGGCTGGCCGAGGCGGTCGCCCTGCCGGTCGAGCGGCCGGACGTGCGGTGCGAAGTCGCCGAAGGGCTGCTGGTGCTCAACACCCTCGTCCCCCGGGGCGGAGAGCGGGTCGGCCACTGGCCCGATGAGCGGCGCGCGGAACTGCGGGCGCTCGTCGGCCGCCTGCTGAGCCGCCCCGAGCGCCTGAGCCGACCGGACCTGCCGGGCCTCTGCGGCGTCCTGACCGTGGTCGGCCTCGCCCCGCTCGTCGGGACCGAGGTGCCTGCCACGCTCCTCGCGGAGCTGACCGCCGCGCCCGACGCCTGGACGGCCGGGACGGCCCGTCTGCTGCGGGCCCATCTCGCCGAGAACGACGGCCGCTTCGAGGAAGTGGGCGGCGACGTGCGGGCCGCCCTGGAGTGCTTCACCCGGGCGGGCGACCGCTGGGGCCTGGCCAGGGCGCTGCCCCTGCGCGCCCTGACGCGGCAGTACGACGGTGACCTCAGCGGCGCCGTGGCCGACCTGAACGAGGCCAAACGGCTGGCCGACGCGTTCGGTTCGCTCAGCCTCACCGACGAGGTGTACGTCGACCTGCGCCTGATCGACCTGTACGTGCGGCTCGGTGAGGCCGCGCGGGCGGCTGAGACGATCGCCGTGGCCCGGGAGCGCGTGCTGCGCTCCGCGCTGCCCGGGACGGCCGTGCTGCTCGACGCGTGGGAAGCCGCTCTGTCGATAGGCACCGGAGCGCTGCCCCGACCGCGCGACCTGGCCGAGTCGATCGCCGCCGCCCGCACCGAGCGGGCCCTGTTCGACTGTGACCACGGCCAGGCGGTGCTCGGTGCCCTGCGGGGCGCGCTGTGCCTCGCGCTCGGCGACGGCCCGGGCGCCGAAGAGGCACTGGGCCGGGCGTACGCCATGGCGGTCAGCAGCCGGGACATGCCGGTCGTGGCGATCGTGGCGGTGACCGTGGCGGGCCTCGCCGCGCTGCGCGGGCGCTTCGACGAGGCCGCCGTCCTGCTCGGCGCGGCCGCCCGGCTGCGCGGCGCGCACGACCCCACCGACCCCCAGGTCGGCGCGGTGAGCGGCCGCGGCCGGGCGGAGCTCGGAGCCGAGCGCTTCGCCGAGGCGTACGAGAGCGGCTGGCGCCTGGACAGGGCCGCGGCCCTGGCCCGGGTCGATCCGGCGAGGGTGCCCCGGGACGCGTGA
- a CDS encoding FAD-dependent oxidoreductase, translating into MHDVVIVGAGPVGLFLACELGLAGCSVLVLEREPEPGSPGRAYPLGMRGLSPGSAEAFHRRGMLLPLLAASGAPDAVGQDADADADADADEPSPPRGVGHFAGMVLDPAVVDLAALPFRLPGPAADGLFTHLEAVERVLAERADELGVEIRRGVTVEDVVQDDGSVVAHTGEQGYEARWLVGCDGGRSAVRGRAGFAFVGTEPQFTGYVMLADVSDPDELAMGIHLTPQGMYLRLSPEHIGVMDCDGGAYDRTRQPTAEHLQTVLRRVSGTGVTLGAVHRASTFTDRAMQATTYRRGRVLLAGDSAHIHSPTGGQGLNLGIGDAVNLGWKLAATVRGHAPDGLLDTYTRERHPVGARVLDWTRAQAAVMRPDPHGWALREVLRDLLATRDGTTQVFERVSGTSIRYDLGSEQPLVGRNAPEFRLENGTRLGELLRDGQGVALDFSAGRRLRAATAGRRGRLRYAAGAARNDLGLDAVLVRPDGVIAWAGARDFGPADLEGFERAADRWFGTS; encoded by the coding sequence ATGCACGACGTGGTGATCGTGGGCGCGGGCCCGGTCGGCCTCTTCCTGGCCTGCGAACTGGGCCTCGCGGGCTGCTCCGTCCTCGTCCTCGAACGGGAGCCGGAGCCGGGCTCGCCGGGGCGGGCGTACCCGCTCGGGATGCGGGGCCTGTCCCCCGGGTCGGCCGAGGCGTTCCACCGCCGCGGCATGCTGCTCCCCTTGCTGGCGGCGTCGGGCGCCCCCGACGCCGTCGGCCAGGACGCCGACGCTGACGCCGACGCTGACGCTGACGAGCCGTCACCTCCCCGTGGCGTGGGCCACTTCGCCGGCATGGTGCTCGATCCGGCCGTGGTCGACCTCGCCGCCCTGCCGTTCCGGCTCCCCGGCCCCGCGGCGGACGGCCTGTTCACGCACCTCGAAGCGGTCGAGAGGGTGCTGGCCGAGCGGGCGGACGAGCTCGGTGTGGAGATCAGACGGGGCGTCACGGTCGAGGACGTCGTACAGGACGACGGGAGCGTGGTCGCGCACACCGGCGAGCAGGGGTACGAAGCGCGCTGGCTCGTCGGCTGCGACGGCGGGCGCAGCGCGGTGCGCGGCCGCGCGGGCTTCGCGTTCGTGGGCACCGAACCGCAGTTCACCGGCTACGTCATGCTCGCCGATGTCAGCGACCCCGACGAGCTGGCCATGGGGATCCATCTGACGCCGCAGGGCATGTACCTCCGCTTGTCCCCCGAGCACATCGGCGTAATGGACTGCGACGGCGGCGCGTACGACCGGACCCGGCAGCCGACCGCCGAGCACCTCCAGACGGTGCTGCGGCGCGTGTCCGGCACCGGTGTGACGCTGGGCGCCGTCCATCGCGCCTCGACGTTCACCGACCGGGCGATGCAGGCGACGACGTACCGGCGCGGGCGCGTCCTGCTCGCGGGGGACTCCGCGCACATCCACTCCCCCACCGGTGGCCAGGGGCTCAACCTCGGCATCGGCGACGCCGTGAACCTGGGCTGGAAGCTCGCGGCGACCGTGCGCGGCCACGCGCCGGACGGGCTCCTCGACACCTACACCCGCGAACGGCATCCGGTCGGCGCCCGGGTGCTCGACTGGACGCGCGCCCAGGCCGCGGTGATGAGGCCGGACCCGCACGGCTGGGCGCTCCGGGAGGTGCTGCGCGACCTGCTCGCGACCCGTGACGGCACGACCCAGGTGTTCGAGCGGGTGTCGGGGACGTCGATCCGCTACGACCTCGGCAGCGAGCAGCCGCTGGTCGGCCGCAACGCCCCGGAGTTCCGTCTCGAGAACGGCACCCGCCTCGGCGAGTTGCTGCGGGACGGACAGGGCGTCGCGCTCGACTTCAGCGCCGGCCGCCGTCTGCGTGCCGCGACGGCGGGCAGGCGGGGCCGACTGCGGTACGCGGCCGGGGCCGCGCGGAACGACCTCGGACTGGACGCCGTCCTCGTCCGGCCGGACGGCGTCATCGCCTGGGCGGGCGCGCGCGACTTCGGCCCCGCGGACCTCGAAGGGTTCGAGCGGGCCGCCGACAGGTGGTTCGGCACGTCGTGA
- a CDS encoding GNAT family N-acetyltransferase, giving the protein MTITYEWRGDFDNAAVNALHAQGFGHPVLYIDWLGQVRRHSLGWVCARDGGDLAGFVNVAWDGGVHAFVLDTVVATGRRRSGVGAGLVAEAARRARAAGCEWLHVDFDDGLAPFYFDACGFRPTPAGLIAL; this is encoded by the coding sequence ATGACGATCACGTACGAATGGCGCGGTGACTTCGACAACGCGGCCGTCAACGCGCTGCACGCGCAGGGCTTCGGCCACCCGGTCCTGTACATCGACTGGCTCGGCCAGGTGCGCCGCCACAGCCTCGGCTGGGTCTGCGCGCGCGACGGCGGCGACCTGGCGGGCTTCGTGAACGTGGCGTGGGACGGCGGCGTGCACGCCTTCGTCCTGGACACGGTCGTCGCCACGGGGCGGCGGCGCTCCGGGGTCGGTGCGGGGCTCGTCGCCGAGGCCGCGCGGCGCGCCCGGGCGGCCGGGTGCGAGTGGCTGCACGTCGACTTCGACGACGGGCTGGCGCCGTTCTACTTCGACGCCTGCGGGTTCCGGCCCACGCCCGCGGGGCTCATCGCCCTGTGA
- a CDS encoding helix-turn-helix domain-containing GNAT family N-acetyltransferase, whose amino-acid sequence MADDAQIAQVRRFNRTVTERVGVLHDHYLGLDRPIGEARLLWEIGADDAGRDVRRLRERLGLDSGYMSRLLRALTADGLVAVRPNPRDRRVRTARLTAAGRAERALLERHSDTLAGTLLEPLNSAQRGRLVAAMAEVERLLTAATVTLDAVDPGHPDARSCLTSYFAEMRESFETGFDPALSLLPDAGELRPPHGVFLVARLHGEPVGCAGLKLPADAPAEIKRMWVEPRVRGLGLARRFLAELEDRAARHGHDRLRLDTNKALTTAIGLYRAYGFDEVAAFNDEPYAHHWFEKRVTGPAPEDAAGRRLT is encoded by the coding sequence ATGGCTGACGACGCGCAGATCGCCCAAGTACGCCGCTTCAACCGCACCGTCACCGAACGCGTGGGCGTGCTCCACGACCACTACTTGGGCCTCGACCGGCCCATCGGGGAGGCCCGGCTGCTGTGGGAGATCGGTGCGGACGACGCCGGGCGGGACGTACGGCGGCTGCGGGAACGGCTCGGGCTCGACTCCGGGTACATGAGCCGGCTGCTTCGCGCCCTCACGGCCGACGGGCTCGTGGCCGTGCGGCCGAACCCGCGCGACCGGCGGGTCCGCACCGCCCGGCTGACCGCCGCGGGACGCGCGGAGCGCGCCCTGCTGGAGCGGCACAGCGACACCCTGGCCGGGACCCTCCTGGAACCGCTCAACTCCGCGCAGCGCGGCAGGCTCGTCGCCGCGATGGCCGAGGTGGAGCGTCTGCTCACCGCCGCGACCGTCACGCTCGACGCCGTCGACCCCGGCCACCCGGACGCCCGCTCCTGTCTGACGTCGTACTTCGCCGAGATGCGGGAGAGCTTCGAGACGGGCTTCGACCCGGCGCTCAGCCTGCTGCCCGACGCGGGGGAACTCCGGCCGCCCCACGGTGTGTTCCTCGTCGCGCGGCTGCACGGCGAGCCCGTGGGCTGCGCCGGTCTGAAGCTGCCCGCCGACGCGCCCGCGGAGATCAAACGCATGTGGGTGGAGCCCCGGGTGCGCGGCCTCGGCCTCGCCCGCCGGTTCCTGGCCGAGCTGGAGGACCGTGCCGCGCGGCACGGCCACGACCGGTTGCGCCTGGACACCAACAAGGCCCTGACGACGGCGATCGGCCTGTACCGCGCCTACGGCTTCGACGAGGTCGCCGCCTTCAACGACGAGCCGTACGCCCACCACTGGTTCGAGAAGCGGGTCACCGGGCCCGCCCCGGAGGACGCCGCCGGGCGGCGGCTCACGTAG
- a CDS encoding helix-turn-helix transcriptional regulator yields the protein MGRPERPVATANACLEELAQWLRAQRHAAGLTHRELAGRSAHAFSDTTFSRATTGTRIPRLPVVEAYARACGASVTHARRLWRAARYAEHRHRNPGARVPRPDRVYNKGELIHALQQLYYKAGAMPMDEMEHRAGDHGELPHSTVRRMLAGTSMFDLQQLYAFLHVCDVTGSAWEQWCQAWKRAKRRCEVLHAADRALRTRADGHPGPRDRARPAGAPRRSAGAPRAFPPVALAMPLFRSAPVPAAARPSPRPFAGST from the coding sequence GTGGGACGCCCGGAGCGGCCGGTGGCCACCGCCAACGCGTGCCTGGAGGAGCTGGCCCAGTGGCTGCGGGCCCAGCGGCACGCCGCGGGCCTGACCCACCGGGAGCTGGCGGGACGCTCCGCGCACGCCTTCTCCGACACCACGTTCTCGCGGGCCACCACCGGGACCCGGATCCCCCGCCTCCCGGTGGTGGAGGCGTACGCGCGGGCCTGCGGAGCCTCGGTCACCCACGCCCGGAGGCTGTGGCGCGCGGCCCGCTACGCCGAGCACCGGCACCGGAACCCGGGCGCGCGCGTGCCGCGTCCTGACCGCGTGTACAACAAGGGCGAGCTGATCCACGCCCTGCAACAGCTCTACTACAAGGCCGGGGCGATGCCCATGGACGAGATGGAGCACCGCGCGGGGGACCACGGCGAACTGCCGCACAGCACGGTGCGGCGCATGCTGGCGGGCACGTCCATGTTCGACCTCCAGCAGCTCTACGCGTTCCTGCACGTGTGCGACGTGACGGGCAGCGCGTGGGAACAGTGGTGCCAGGCCTGGAAGCGCGCCAAGCGCCGCTGCGAGGTGCTGCACGCGGCCGACCGAGCCCTCCGGACGCGCGCCGACGGCCACCCCGGCCCGCGCGACCGGGCCCGGCCCGCCGGAGCGCCGCGACGGTCGGCGGGGGCGCCGCGCGCGTTCCCTCCGGTGGCACTCGCCATGCCGCTGTTCCGGTCCGCGCCGGTGCCCGCGGCGGCCCGGCCGTCGCCGCGCCCGTTCGCCGGGTCTACGTGA
- a CDS encoding sigma-70 family RNA polymerase sigma factor: MTHRQNLRLAELPAVPTTPDELWRAYKATDERLLRDQLIHYYMPLVRYVADRVSVGAPVPADQADLVSAGMWGLFDAVRGFTLDRGVRFETYAVLRIRRAMIDELRTLRRWSPAGDASLEELLDSGAEEHDLLGAVADDSGAAAEDRELLRLLAHAVHALPEREKTVVTLFFYEGLTRAEIAGVLGLTAQGVDRLHAEALTQLRAALAAPGEDPFDAGGDLVRDMLHETEQALSRTVTQTDTDDALAALWRRIGSDGQL, translated from the coding sequence GTGACGCACCGCCAGAACCTTCGCCTCGCCGAACTGCCCGCCGTGCCCACGACACCGGACGAGCTGTGGCGCGCGTACAAGGCGACGGATGAGCGGCTCCTGCGTGACCAACTGATCCACTACTACATGCCGTTGGTGCGGTACGTGGCGGACCGCGTGAGCGTCGGCGCGCCCGTCCCAGCGGACCAGGCGGACCTCGTCTCCGCGGGGATGTGGGGACTCTTCGACGCGGTCCGGGGGTTCACCCTCGACCGGGGGGTCAGGTTCGAGACGTACGCGGTCCTGCGCATCCGCCGGGCGATGATCGACGAGCTGCGGACACTGCGCCGGTGGTCGCCCGCGGGCGACGCGTCGCTGGAGGAGCTCCTTGACTCCGGCGCCGAGGAACACGACCTGCTGGGTGCCGTGGCCGACGACTCCGGCGCGGCCGCCGAGGACCGCGAGCTGCTCCGGCTGCTCGCGCACGCTGTCCACGCGCTGCCGGAGCGCGAGAAGACCGTCGTCACGCTGTTCTTCTACGAAGGGCTGACGCGGGCCGAGATCGCGGGCGTGCTCGGCCTGACGGCACAGGGCGTCGACCGCCTCCACGCCGAGGCCCTCACCCAGCTGCGGGCAGCGCTCGCGGCTCCGGGCGAGGACCCTTTCGACGCGGGCGGCGACCTGGTGCGGGACATGCTCCACGAGACCGAGCAGGCCCTCTCCCGGACGGTGACCCAGACGGACACCGATGACGCGCTGGCGGCGCTGTGGCGGCGGATCGGCTCCGACGGCCAGCTGTGA
- a CDS encoding sigma-70 family RNA polymerase sigma factor, which translates to MPGQPGRPVGAAFDALYRDLRPRLLGKAALVCGGMPALAHDAVQEAFYQCWRRMNDPDAEPVRAWDAWLTTTVVREAIGLSRRHSGSIPLDDVDRPARAPEPAALMDVKEGYLKVCRAIARLPLRQREAVALRHLAGLPTAEIARTMGIEKSTVRALLSQARRTLAPLSQELRRMGLLDGERGGEQ; encoded by the coding sequence ATGCCCGGTCAGCCGGGGCGGCCCGTCGGCGCCGCGTTCGACGCCCTGTACAGGGACCTCCGGCCGAGGCTGCTCGGCAAGGCCGCCCTGGTGTGCGGGGGCATGCCCGCGCTGGCGCACGACGCCGTCCAGGAAGCCTTCTACCAGTGCTGGCGCCGCATGAACGACCCGGACGCGGAGCCGGTGCGCGCGTGGGACGCCTGGCTCACCACCACGGTGGTCCGCGAGGCGATCGGCCTGTCCCGCCGTCACTCGGGCAGCATCCCTCTTGACGACGTCGACCGCCCCGCTCGCGCCCCCGAGCCGGCCGCGCTCATGGATGTGAAGGAGGGCTACCTCAAGGTGTGCCGGGCGATCGCGCGCCTGCCGCTGCGGCAGCGCGAAGCCGTGGCGCTGCGCCATCTCGCGGGCCTGCCCACGGCCGAGATCGCCCGGACGATGGGCATCGAGAAGTCGACCGTACGCGCCCTCCTGAGCCAGGCGCGGCGCACGCTCGCGCCGCTGTCGCAGGAGCTGCGGCGCATGGGTCTGCTTGACGGGGAGCGAGGTGGGGAGCAGTGA
- a CDS encoding dihydrofolate reductase family protein, which produces MSSAQTPRSAGTPGTSSPTGTERQAAAGKVLWHFTMSLDGFVAGPDHTVDWMEGTAFRPGLVDEYAGTTGAVLGGRDGWDAFPDAGGIYGGRWRGPVFVLTNHPEDAKPADGVTFLCCDVAEAVRVGLEAAGGKNLEVLSASIGRQLLQRGLIDEIALHVAPVLLGDGIRLFDNPGGAPVRLELLGGDAPSAAVDVRYRPAPAR; this is translated from the coding sequence ATGTCGAGCGCGCAGACGCCGCGGAGTGCCGGGACCCCTGGTACGTCATCGCCGACGGGCACGGAGCGGCAGGCCGCCGCGGGGAAGGTGCTGTGGCACTTCACGATGTCCCTCGACGGGTTCGTGGCGGGGCCCGACCACACCGTGGACTGGATGGAGGGGACCGCGTTCCGCCCCGGCCTCGTCGACGAGTACGCCGGGACGACGGGCGCCGTCCTCGGCGGCAGGGACGGCTGGGACGCCTTCCCCGACGCCGGCGGCATCTACGGCGGCCGCTGGCGGGGACCGGTGTTCGTCCTCACGAACCATCCGGAGGACGCGAAGCCCGCCGACGGCGTCACGTTCCTGTGCTGCGACGTCGCCGAAGCCGTCCGCGTCGGCCTCGAAGCCGCCGGGGGCAAGAACCTGGAGGTCCTCTCCGCCTCGATCGGCCGGCAGCTGCTCCAGCGCGGCCTGATCGACGAGATCGCCCTGCACGTCGCGCCGGTGCTGCTCGGCGACGGGATCCGCCTGTTCGACAACCCCGGCGGCGCCCCCGTACGCCTCGAACTGCTCGGCGGCGACGCCCCCTCGGCCGCCGTGGACGTGCGCTACCGCCCGGCCCCGGCCCGCTGA
- a CDS encoding serine hydrolase domain-containing protein yields the protein MVRSGFVRTATVAVTGVMLAAVGTAQASATDRAAEPVPDAAGVQAALERTVAAGAPGAFAVIRDHDTPGVDRTVAVGKANLDGTPMNGEWRFRVGSNTKMFTAALVLRLADQGRIDLDKPVREYLPAGTLPADWNMTVRQVMQHRSGIYDHTNDLLEQPGEETTDAFEKRIRNTVYKPADLVARSVKHGPQSTPGTKYSYSNTNYVVLGLAIEHLTGDTYANVLRKEIIKPLGLKKTSYVVPKKTISGAHVTGYLTNDDRSKPLLDSTKQNGSWVGSAGAVISSAADMDRFLTALLSGDSGELISDKSRGEMTTVLPTPTAKVSYGLGLREIALSCGKVYGHGGIVQGYQTQSFSSREGDRTVVVFANASNNSAVTQGLTNTLEPAFCGTKPSPAAKSSQRAPRSADVNTTPRVPAVEDSRI from the coding sequence ATGGTGAGAAGCGGGTTCGTACGGACGGCCACGGTGGCCGTGACCGGTGTCATGCTGGCGGCGGTGGGCACGGCCCAGGCGTCGGCCACCGACCGGGCCGCGGAGCCGGTGCCGGACGCGGCGGGGGTCCAGGCCGCTCTCGAGCGCACCGTCGCGGCGGGCGCGCCCGGCGCGTTCGCGGTGATCCGGGACCACGACACCCCGGGCGTCGACCGGACCGTCGCCGTCGGCAAGGCGAACCTCGACGGCACTCCCATGAACGGCGAGTGGCGCTTCCGGGTGGGCAGCAACACCAAGATGTTCACCGCCGCCCTCGTGCTGCGCCTGGCCGACCAGGGCCGCATCGACCTGGACAAGCCGGTGCGCGAGTACCTCCCGGCCGGCACCCTGCCCGCCGACTGGAACATGACCGTCCGCCAGGTGATGCAGCACCGCTCCGGCATCTACGACCACACCAACGACCTCCTCGAGCAGCCGGGCGAGGAGACCACCGACGCGTTCGAGAAGCGCATCCGCAACACCGTGTACAAGCCCGCCGACCTCGTGGCGCGCTCGGTCAAGCACGGCCCGCAGAGCACGCCGGGCACGAAGTACTCGTACTCGAACACCAACTACGTCGTGCTGGGCCTGGCGATCGAGCACCTCACCGGCGACACGTACGCGAACGTGCTGCGCAAGGAGATCATCAAGCCGCTGGGCCTGAAGAAGACCTCCTACGTCGTCCCGAAGAAGACCATCTCCGGGGCGCACGTCACCGGCTACCTGACGAACGACGACCGCTCCAAGCCGCTGCTCGACTCCACGAAGCAGAACGGCTCCTGGGTGGGCAGCGCGGGCGCCGTCATCTCCTCGGCCGCCGACATGGACCGCTTCCTCACCGCGCTCCTCTCCGGCGACTCCGGCGAGCTGATCTCCGACAAGTCGCGGGGCGAGATGACGACCGTGCTGCCGACGCCGACGGCGAAGGTCAGCTACGGCCTCGGCCTGCGCGAGATCGCCCTGTCCTGCGGCAAGGTCTACGGCCACGGCGGCATCGTCCAGGGCTACCAGACGCAGTCCTTCTCCTCCCGCGAGGGCGACCGCACGGTCGTGGTCTTCGCCAACGCGTCCAACAACAGCGCGGTGACGCAGGGCCTGACGAACACCCTCGAACCGGCCTTCTGCGGCACCAAGCCGTCCCCGGCCGCGAAGAGTTCCCAGCGCGCCCCGCGCTCGGCGGACGTGAACACCACCCCGCGGGTGCCGGCCGTCGAGGATAGCCGCATCTGA
- a CDS encoding ABC transporter permease, producing the protein MADLLNVVYGMPAIGVVICALGIVNTLAISVTERTREIGAPRALGMDRAGIRRMIRVEAVTVAAFGTARGLAAGLFGTWAVGSLANGALEQYSLRLPWGTPSRTAGRPPPAPWRP; encoded by the coding sequence ATGGCCGACCTGTTGAACGTGGTGTACGGGATGCCGGCCATCGGCGTCGTCATCTGCGCGCTCGGCATCGTGAACACCCTGGCCATATCGGTCACCGAACGCACCCGCGAGATCGGCGCGCCGCGTGCCCTCGGCATGGACCGCGCGGGAATCCGGCGGATGATCCGCGTCGAGGCGGTCACCGTCGCCGCGTTCGGCACCGCGCGCGGCCTCGCGGCCGGCCTGTTCGGCACCTGGGCGGTCGGCTCACTGGCCAACGGGGCGCTGGAGCAGTACTCCCTGCGGCTGCCCTGGGGGACGCCGTCCCGGACCGCAGGGCGGCCGCCCCCAGCCCCCTGGAGGCCGTAG